One part of the Streptomyces lydicus genome encodes these proteins:
- the trpD gene encoding anthranilate phosphoribosyltransferase, giving the protein MNVVTPAGGDSVAAHTWPGILNALLDGRDLSADDTAWAMDKIMRGEAGDAQIAGFAVALRAKGETVAEISGLVRTMYAHARLIEVPGPSVDIVGTGGDGAKTVNISTMSSIVVAGTGAKVVKHGNRAASSASGASDVLEKLGVNLDLTPRRVVEVAEEAGITFCFAVKFHPSLRHVANARGQLGIRTTFNVLGPLTNPARVRAQATGVADARMAPILAGVLAERGSSALVFRGDDGLDELTTTATSRVWIVRDGAVREEPFDPRDVGIPLVPVEALRGADASYNADVARRLLDGETGPVRDAVLLNAAAALVALEPSGGSLADQIGAGIAKAAASIDSGAAKRALERWVTASNA; this is encoded by the coding sequence ATGAACGTTGTGACCCCGGCAGGCGGCGACAGCGTGGCGGCCCACACCTGGCCCGGCATCCTGAACGCCCTGCTCGACGGCCGGGACCTCTCCGCCGACGACACCGCCTGGGCGATGGACAAGATCATGCGCGGCGAGGCCGGCGACGCCCAGATCGCCGGGTTCGCGGTGGCCCTGCGCGCCAAGGGCGAGACCGTCGCGGAGATCTCCGGACTCGTCCGGACCATGTACGCGCACGCCCGGCTGATCGAGGTGCCCGGCCCCAGCGTCGACATCGTCGGCACCGGCGGTGACGGCGCCAAGACCGTCAACATCTCCACGATGTCCTCCATCGTGGTCGCCGGTACCGGAGCCAAGGTCGTCAAGCACGGCAACCGCGCCGCCTCCTCGGCCAGCGGCGCCTCCGACGTCCTGGAGAAGCTCGGCGTGAACCTGGACCTCACCCCGCGGCGGGTCGTCGAGGTCGCCGAGGAGGCGGGCATCACCTTCTGCTTCGCGGTGAAGTTCCATCCCTCGCTGCGGCACGTCGCCAACGCCCGCGGCCAGCTCGGCATCCGCACCACCTTCAACGTGCTGGGCCCGCTGACCAACCCCGCCCGGGTCCGCGCCCAGGCGACCGGCGTCGCGGACGCCCGGATGGCGCCGATCCTGGCCGGGGTGCTCGCCGAGCGCGGCTCCTCGGCGCTGGTCTTCCGCGGCGACGACGGCCTGGACGAGCTGACCACGACCGCGACCTCACGGGTGTGGATCGTGCGGGACGGCGCGGTGCGCGAGGAGCCGTTCGACCCGCGTGACGTCGGCATCCCGCTGGTGCCCGTGGAGGCCCTGCGCGGCGCGGACGCCTCGTACAACGCCGATGTCGCCCGGCGCCTGCTGGACGGCGAGACCGGGCCGGTACGCGACGCGGTGCTGCTGAACGCGGCGGCGGCCCTGGTCGCGCTGGAACCGTCCGGGGGGTCCCTGGCGGACCAGATCGGGGCCGGCATCGCCAAGGCCGCCGCCTCGATCGACTCCGGCGCCGCCAAGCGGGCGCTGGAGCGCTGGGTGACCGCCAGCAACGCCTGA
- a CDS encoding aminotransferase class V-fold PLP-dependent enzyme: protein MSVSAVATDPAVCAPLPVLGRDVRVPLVTGGEVDYAALDYAASAPALQRVWDDVAAYAPYYGSVHRGAGYLSQLSTDLFENSRRTIAEFLGCRADEQVVFTRSTTDSLNLLAAVLPQDTRVFVFETEHHASLLPWEQRADLTVTYLNAPRTPAQAVATLEQALADREPYGPALVCVTGASNVTGELWPVRELAAAAHAHGARIVLDAAQLAPHHPVDLAELDVDWIAFSGHKLYAPFGAGVLAGRADWLQAAEPYLAGGGASRKVSRRTDGGVDVEWHTTAARHEAGSPNVIGAYAIASACKALTEAGFDSLVAREQELITRVREGLAEVPEVRVLSLFGDDAPRVGVLSFVVDGWNSSHFAAALSAEYGIGVRDGLFCAHPLVRTLLGTDPQDPGECGAPEAAPGELSLNAIRVSFGAGTPDEHVDRFLRAVKELVTNGARWNYRTVDGRCVPATV, encoded by the coding sequence ATGTCTGTTTCCGCCGTTGCCACCGACCCCGCCGTCTGCGCCCCGCTGCCGGTCCTCGGCCGGGACGTCCGGGTCCCGCTCGTCACCGGCGGCGAGGTCGACTACGCCGCGCTGGACTACGCCGCCAGCGCACCGGCACTGCAGCGGGTCTGGGACGATGTGGCCGCCTACGCCCCGTACTACGGCAGCGTGCACCGCGGGGCGGGCTACCTCTCGCAGCTGTCCACCGACCTCTTCGAGAACAGCCGCCGCACCATCGCCGAGTTCCTCGGCTGCCGCGCCGACGAGCAGGTGGTCTTCACCCGCTCCACCACCGACTCCCTCAACCTGCTCGCCGCCGTGCTCCCGCAGGACACCCGGGTGTTTGTCTTCGAGACCGAGCACCACGCCTCCCTCCTGCCCTGGGAACAGCGCGCCGACCTGACGGTGACGTACCTCAACGCGCCCCGCACGCCCGCACAGGCGGTGGCCACCCTGGAACAGGCGCTGGCCGACAGGGAGCCCTACGGCCCGGCGCTGGTCTGCGTCACCGGCGCCTCCAACGTCACCGGCGAGCTCTGGCCCGTACGGGAACTGGCCGCCGCGGCGCACGCGCACGGCGCGCGGATCGTCCTGGACGCGGCGCAGCTCGCCCCGCACCACCCCGTCGACCTCGCCGAACTGGACGTCGACTGGATCGCTTTCTCCGGCCACAAGTTGTACGCGCCGTTCGGCGCCGGCGTGCTGGCCGGGCGGGCGGACTGGCTGCAGGCGGCCGAGCCGTACCTGGCGGGCGGCGGCGCCAGCCGCAAGGTCTCCCGGCGCACGGACGGCGGTGTGGACGTCGAGTGGCACACCACGGCGGCCCGCCACGAGGCCGGCTCGCCCAACGTCATCGGCGCCTACGCGATCGCGTCCGCGTGCAAGGCCCTGACCGAGGCCGGCTTCGACAGCCTGGTGGCCCGCGAGCAGGAACTGATCACCCGGGTCCGCGAGGGCCTGGCCGAGGTGCCCGAGGTACGCGTCCTCTCCCTCTTCGGCGACGACGCCCCGCGCGTCGGGGTCCTCTCCTTCGTCGTCGACGGCTGGAACAGCTCGCACTTCGCGGCGGCGCTCTCCGCGGAGTACGGCATCGGCGTACGCGACGGCCTCTTCTGCGCCCACCCGCTCGTCCGCACCCTCCTGGGCACCGACCCGCAGGACCCGGGCGAGTGCGGCGCCCCCGAAGCGGCCCCCGGCGAACTCTCCCTCAACGCGATCCGGGTCTCCTTCGGCGCCGGCACCCCCGACGAGCACGTCGACCGCTTCCTCCGCGCGGTCAAGGAACTCGTCACGAACGGCGCCCGCTGGAACTACCGCACGGTGGACGGCCGTTGCGTTCCGGCGACGGTTTGA
- a CDS encoding Lrp/AsnC ligand binding domain-containing protein — protein sequence MITSIVLIKTSVDQIPEIAEKIAALEGVSEVYSVTGAHDLIAMVRVARHDDLADVIPGRISKIPGVASTETHIAFRTYSQHDLEAAFAIGLEA from the coding sequence GTGATCACGTCGATCGTGCTCATCAAGACCAGCGTGGACCAGATCCCGGAGATCGCCGAGAAGATCGCCGCGCTGGAGGGCGTCAGCGAGGTCTACTCGGTGACCGGCGCCCACGACCTGATCGCCATGGTGCGCGTCGCCCGGCACGACGACCTCGCGGACGTCATCCCCGGCCGCATCAGCAAGATCCCCGGCGTCGCCTCCACCGAGACGCACATCGCCTTCCGCACGTATTCGCAGCACGACCTTGAGGCGGCTTTCGCGATCGGGCTCGAAGCGTAG
- a CDS encoding rhomboid family intramembrane serine protease: MTNVLIGLCCAVFVLGPAAGLNRMYGTGDALLKAQTAYFERWGVVPLELWSGSLRALITPLTALFVHGSWLHLLGNMLFLYVFGGMTEARMGRLTFAAFYLIIGYLALLGYAAAHAASNQTLVGASGSIAGVLGAFLYLFPRARVTSVFPFLFFLPLRFPAWAVLLFWFFLQWQAAQDDPHGPGVAYLAHVVGFALGFLYAWARYRRDSVGATRGNDRATEGESQP; this comes from the coding sequence CTGACGAATGTGCTGATCGGCCTGTGCTGTGCGGTCTTCGTCCTCGGCCCCGCCGCCGGCCTGAACCGGATGTACGGCACCGGCGACGCGCTGCTGAAGGCCCAGACCGCCTATTTCGAGCGGTGGGGCGTGGTCCCGCTGGAGCTGTGGAGCGGTTCCCTGCGGGCGCTGATCACTCCGCTCACCGCACTGTTCGTGCACGGCAGCTGGCTGCATCTGCTCGGCAACATGCTGTTCCTCTACGTCTTCGGCGGGATGACCGAGGCGCGCATGGGCCGGCTGACGTTCGCCGCCTTCTACCTCATCATCGGATACCTGGCGCTGCTCGGCTACGCGGCCGCGCACGCCGCCTCGAACCAGACGCTGGTGGGCGCGTCCGGCTCGATCGCCGGCGTCCTCGGCGCCTTCCTGTACCTCTTCCCCAGGGCCCGCGTCACCAGCGTCTTCCCCTTCCTCTTCTTCCTCCCGCTGCGCTTCCCCGCCTGGGCCGTCCTGCTGTTCTGGTTCTTCCTCCAGTGGCAGGCCGCCCAGGACGACCCCCACGGCCCGGGCGTCGCCTACCTCGCCCATGTCGTCGGCTTCGCGCTCGGCTTCCTCTACGCATGGGCCCGCTACCGGAGGGATAGTGTGGGGGCCACCAGGGGGAACGACCGGGCGACCGAGGGAGAGAGCCAGCCGTGA
- a CDS encoding NYN domain-containing protein: protein MLDRPLPEGVRRRVVALTAESFGALTIAELPAPLRQYARFTPTRRAKFAGNAMAATLESDAVFRQRIAGKLRESQPELAEALEHGTPPAAADPLDVAAAAYVLRPEGWVKLVAAAGEEAQRASAERAGEEAERELARLREELAQARGEARADAERIRADLDAVRRENESLRRKLRSAQSDVKRGEAAVRKAEAAVAEARDRAATEKTAADSEMRRLKARITEVETALETSRRATREGRSVEDMRLRLLLDTVLDAAQGLRRELALPPANVHPADTVEAVAPGRMTPKDIATRALSDMDPALLDQLLALPQAHLVVDGYNVTKTGYPTMPLDKQRLRLLGGLAVLAAQTGAEMTCVFDGAELAAPVLLAPPRGVRVLFSKPGVTADELIRQLVRAEPPGRPVVVVSTDREVADGVAKAGARPVSSALLLKRLART from the coding sequence GTGCTCGACCGGCCGCTGCCCGAGGGCGTGCGGCGCCGGGTCGTGGCGCTCACCGCGGAGTCGTTCGGCGCGCTGACGATCGCCGAACTCCCCGCGCCACTGCGGCAGTACGCCCGTTTCACCCCGACCCGCCGGGCCAAGTTCGCCGGGAACGCGATGGCCGCGACGCTGGAGAGCGACGCGGTCTTCCGGCAGCGGATCGCCGGAAAGCTGCGCGAGAGCCAGCCGGAGCTGGCCGAGGCGCTGGAGCACGGCACCCCGCCCGCCGCCGCCGATCCGCTCGATGTCGCCGCGGCCGCCTATGTGCTGCGGCCCGAGGGCTGGGTCAAGCTCGTCGCGGCGGCCGGTGAGGAGGCCCAGCGGGCGAGCGCCGAACGGGCCGGCGAGGAGGCCGAACGGGAGCTGGCGCGGCTGCGCGAGGAGCTGGCGCAGGCGCGTGGCGAGGCCCGCGCGGACGCCGAGCGGATCCGCGCCGACCTGGACGCCGTCCGCCGGGAGAACGAGTCGCTGCGGCGCAAGCTGCGCAGCGCGCAGAGCGACGTCAAGCGGGGCGAGGCGGCGGTGCGCAAGGCCGAGGCGGCGGTCGCCGAGGCGCGCGACCGGGCCGCCACGGAGAAGACCGCGGCGGACAGCGAGATGCGCCGGCTGAAGGCCCGGATCACCGAGGTCGAGACGGCGCTGGAGACCAGCAGGCGGGCCACCCGCGAGGGCCGCAGCGTCGAGGACATGCGGCTGCGGCTGCTGCTGGACACCGTCCTGGACGCGGCGCAGGGGCTGCGCCGCGAGCTGGCGCTGCCGCCCGCCAACGTCCATCCGGCCGACACCGTCGAGGCGGTCGCGCCGGGCCGGATGACGCCCAAGGACATCGCGACGCGGGCCCTGTCGGACATGGATCCGGCGCTGCTCGACCAGCTGTTGGCGCTGCCGCAGGCGCATTTGGTGGTGGACGGCTACAACGTCACCAAGACCGGCTATCCGACCATGCCGCTCGACAAGCAGCGGCTGCGGCTGCTGGGCGGGCTGGCGGTGCTGGCCGCGCAGACCGGCGCGGAGATGACCTGCGTCTTCGACGGCGCCGAGCTGGCGGCGCCGGTGCTGCTCGCGCCACCCCGGGGCGTACGGGTCCTTTTCAGCAAACCGGGCGTAACGGCCGATGAGTTGATTCGTCAGCTGGTACGGGCCGAACCGCCCGGCCGACCGGTCGTGGTGGTCTCCACGGACCGGGAAGTGGCCGACGGCGTGGCGAAGGCCGGGGCCCGGCCGGTCTCATCGGCATTGCTCCTCAAGCGACTTGCCCGGACCTGA
- a CDS encoding C40 family peptidase, whose product MASHRRPKQPSRTRVTVLTATAAAAVALSSQAAQADPHQSKKDVKSEVDKLYNEAEQATEKYDGVKEQQDKLQKEVDALQDKVARGQGDLNQLRKGLGAVASGQYRSGSIDPSVQLFLSGDPDTYLEKAATLDQLSGKQAEQLKTIADKQRRLAQERAEAAAKIKDLSDTRKALGDKKDEIKGKLAKAQQLLNQMTAKERAAMQAEENRANRSNERVNLGDDVPASQRGAAALSAAQSKIGSPYVWGATGPSSFDCSGLTSWAYAQAGQSLPRTSQQQANAGTRISSESALKPGDLVLFYGDLHHIGLYAGNGTVLHAPKPGAAVRYESINNMPFQFGVRV is encoded by the coding sequence GTGGCGTCCCACCGTCGACCCAAGCAGCCGAGCCGTACTCGCGTGACCGTGCTCACCGCCACCGCCGCGGCGGCCGTCGCCCTCTCGTCCCAGGCCGCCCAGGCCGACCCCCACCAGTCGAAGAAGGACGTCAAGTCCGAGGTCGACAAGCTCTACAACGAGGCCGAGCAGGCCACGGAGAAGTACGACGGGGTCAAGGAGCAGCAGGACAAGCTCCAGAAGGAGGTCGACGCCCTCCAGGACAAGGTGGCCCGCGGCCAGGGTGACCTCAACCAGCTCCGCAAGGGCCTCGGCGCGGTGGCCTCCGGCCAGTACCGCAGCGGCTCCATCGACCCCTCGGTGCAGCTCTTCCTCTCCGGCGACCCGGACACCTACCTCGAAAAGGCCGCCACGCTCGACCAGTTGAGCGGCAAGCAGGCCGAACAGCTCAAGACCATCGCGGACAAGCAGCGCCGGCTCGCCCAGGAGCGCGCCGAGGCCGCGGCCAAGATCAAGGACCTCTCCGACACCCGTAAGGCGCTGGGTGACAAGAAGGACGAGATCAAGGGCAAGCTCGCCAAGGCGCAGCAGCTGCTCAACCAGATGACGGCCAAGGAGCGGGCGGCCATGCAGGCCGAGGAGAACCGCGCCAACCGCAGCAACGAGCGCGTCAACCTCGGTGACGACGTGCCCGCTTCGCAGCGCGGCGCGGCCGCCCTGTCCGCCGCCCAGTCCAAGATCGGTTCGCCGTACGTCTGGGGCGCCACCGGCCCGTCGTCCTTCGACTGCTCCGGTCTGACCTCCTGGGCCTACGCGCAGGCCGGCCAGTCCCTGCCGCGCACCTCCCAGCAGCAGGCCAACGCCGGTACCCGGATCAGCTCGGAGAGCGCCCTCAAGCCCGGCGACCTGGTGCTCTTCTACGGCGACCTGCACCACATCGGCCTGTACGCCGGCAACGGCACGGTGCTGCACGCCCCGAAGCCCGGTGCCGCCGTGCGCTACGAGTCGATCAACAACATGCCGTTCCAGTTCGGTGTGCGGGTCTGA
- a CDS encoding NlpC/P60 family protein codes for MASHRRTSQHGQATLAGVTVLSAALATAAAALAAPPASATPADQPAAKREAATARVDRLYAQAERATEKFNGADARAKRLRGEVAALQDRTARAQERVNRMRGRLGALAAAEYRAGGIDPTVQLMLSERPDSYLEKAATLDRLGTDRAARLRELRSAQRSLEQQRRETAGKLAELESSRRQVARHKKEVQRRLAAAQRLLNALPRGARAAYERAARSDGHAEAVPDLGGTVPASGRAAAAVAAVRAAVGSPYAWGSAGPGTFDCSGLTQWAYRRAGVSLPRTSQAQRGAGRPVPLGQVRPGDLVIYRSDASHVGMYVGNGQVVHAPYPGARVRYDPIGMLPVSAVTRP; via the coding sequence GTGGCGTCCCACCGCCGTACGTCGCAGCACGGTCAGGCCACCCTCGCCGGGGTCACCGTACTGTCGGCGGCCCTGGCCACCGCGGCCGCCGCACTGGCGGCCCCGCCGGCCTCGGCCACCCCCGCGGACCAGCCGGCCGCGAAGAGGGAAGCGGCGACCGCCCGGGTCGACAGGCTCTACGCGCAGGCGGAGCGGGCCACCGAGAAGTTCAACGGCGCCGACGCCCGGGCCAAGCGGCTGCGGGGCGAGGTGGCCGCCCTCCAGGACCGCACCGCCCGCGCCCAGGAGCGGGTCAACCGGATGCGCGGCCGGCTCGGCGCGCTGGCCGCCGCCGAGTACCGGGCCGGCGGCATCGACCCCACCGTCCAGCTGATGCTCTCCGAGCGGCCGGACAGCTATCTGGAGAAGGCCGCCACCCTCGACCGGCTCGGCACCGACCGGGCCGCCCGGCTGCGCGAACTGCGCTCGGCGCAGCGCTCCCTGGAGCAGCAGCGCCGGGAGACCGCCGGCAAGCTCGCCGAGCTGGAGTCCAGCCGCCGGCAGGTCGCCCGGCACAAGAAGGAGGTCCAGCGCCGCCTCGCCGCCGCGCAGCGGCTGCTGAACGCGCTGCCACGGGGCGCCAGGGCGGCCTACGAGCGGGCCGCCAGGAGCGACGGGCACGCCGAGGCGGTTCCCGACCTGGGCGGCACGGTGCCGGCCTCGGGGCGCGCGGCCGCCGCCGTCGCCGCGGTGCGCGCCGCCGTCGGCTCCCCGTACGCCTGGGGGAGCGCCGGTCCCGGCACCTTCGACTGCTCCGGACTCACCCAATGGGCCTACCGGCGGGCCGGTGTCTCGCTGCCGCGCACCTCGCAGGCCCAGCGCGGTGCCGGCCGGCCGGTGCCGCTCGGCCAGGTGCGCCCCGGGGACCTGGTCATCTACCGCTCGGACGCCAGCCACGTCGGCATGTACGTCGGAAACGGCCAGGTCGTGCACGCCCCCTACCCGGGAGCGCGGGTGCGCTACGACCCCATCGGCATGCTGCCGGTCTCGGCGGTCACCAGGCCCTGA
- a CDS encoding glycosyltransferase 87 family protein, whose amino-acid sequence MAGGGRGVWGPVAAWAVTRTVVMLCVLRVLVLPGPDVTTDVSVIYQGWFEVLKSGSYPLNDVTWQYPPAAALAVLSPGLLPFLDYAPAFFALALAADAATLALFLRAGRRPGNRPAGAWAWIAGVTLLGPTAYARYDVMVTAVAVAALFAAVRRPRVAGALIAFGALLKVWPALLLTGAALRGRRARALWRTAGGVAAGLTVACAAAAPGALAFLTFQRDRGTEIESLGGLVFHVARHFGWRGEVLLNYGSVEFLGPGVPLVSTLAMVLSGAALGWLVLWRTRAGKLTGTTLCEAAFTATLLFTTTSRVISPQYLLWLVGLAAVCLTVRATRQGLPAVLVLLATGVTLLEFPVRFADVVASAPAGIALLAVRNGLLVAASLLACRRLWVSTRGAAGPRAALVPAREAPVTDTARHPV is encoded by the coding sequence ATGGCCGGCGGCGGGCGCGGGGTGTGGGGACCGGTCGCGGCCTGGGCCGTGACCCGGACCGTGGTGATGTTGTGCGTACTGAGGGTGCTGGTGCTGCCGGGGCCCGATGTCACCACGGATGTGTCGGTCATCTACCAGGGCTGGTTCGAGGTCCTCAAGAGCGGCAGCTACCCGCTGAACGACGTGACCTGGCAGTACCCGCCGGCCGCGGCGCTGGCCGTGCTCTCCCCCGGGCTGCTGCCGTTCCTGGACTACGCCCCGGCGTTCTTCGCCCTGGCACTGGCCGCGGACGCGGCCACCCTCGCGCTCTTCCTGCGGGCCGGCCGGCGGCCCGGCAACCGGCCCGCCGGCGCCTGGGCGTGGATCGCCGGGGTCACCCTGCTGGGCCCCACCGCGTACGCCCGCTACGACGTGATGGTCACCGCGGTGGCCGTCGCGGCGCTCTTCGCGGCCGTGCGGCGGCCCCGGGTGGCGGGCGCGCTGATCGCGTTCGGCGCGCTGCTGAAGGTCTGGCCGGCGCTGCTGCTGACCGGGGCGGCGCTGCGCGGCCGCCGGGCGCGCGCCCTGTGGCGCACCGCGGGCGGTGTCGCGGCCGGGCTGACCGTCGCGTGCGCGGCCGCGGCGCCGGGCGCGCTGGCCTTCCTGACGTTCCAGCGCGACCGCGGCACGGAGATCGAGTCGCTCGGCGGCCTGGTCTTCCATGTCGCCCGGCACTTCGGGTGGCGCGGGGAGGTGCTGCTGAACTACGGCTCGGTGGAGTTCCTCGGCCCGGGCGTCCCGTTGGTGAGCACTCTGGCGATGGTGCTGAGCGGGGCCGCGCTGGGCTGGCTGGTCCTGTGGCGGACGCGGGCCGGGAAGCTGACCGGGACGACGCTGTGCGAGGCGGCCTTCACCGCCACCCTGCTCTTCACCACCACGAGCCGGGTGATCAGCCCGCAGTACCTGCTGTGGCTGGTGGGCCTGGCCGCGGTGTGCCTGACCGTACGCGCCACGCGGCAGGGGCTGCCGGCGGTGCTGGTGCTGCTCGCCACCGGCGTGACGCTGCTGGAGTTCCCGGTCCGGTTCGCCGACGTCGTGGCGAGCGCGCCGGCGGGGATCGCCCTGCTCGCGGTGCGCAACGGCCTGCTCGTCGCCGCGTCGCTGCTCGCCTGCCGCCGGCTGTGGGTCTCGACGCGCGGGGCGGCCGGGCCCCGGGCCGCCCTGGTACCGGCCCGCGAGGCCCCGGTCACCGACACCGCGCGCCACCCCGTGTGA
- a CDS encoding glycosyltransferase family 4 protein, translating into MHKTLIVTNDFPPRPGGIQAFLHSMALRLDPDRVVVYASTWKRTEEGLAATAAFDAEQPFQVIRDRTTMLLPTPRVTRRATALLREHGCSSVWFGAAAPLGLMAPALRQAGARRIVASTHGHEAGWAQLPGARRLLRRIGEGTDTLTYLGEYTRSRIAAALTPAAAARMVQLPPGVDEKTFHPGSGGDAVRARLGLAGRPVVVCVSRLVPRKGQDTLIEAMPAVRAAVPDAALLIVGGGPYEKELRALAREKGVADAVHFTGAVPWEELPAHFGAGDVFAMPCRTRRGGLDVEGLGIVYLEASATGLPVVAGDSGGAPDAVLDGETGWVVPGNAPTPTAERLVTLLKDPALRRRMGDRGRAWVEEKWRWDLLAEHLKELL; encoded by the coding sequence GTGCACAAGACCTTGATCGTCACGAACGACTTTCCGCCCCGGCCCGGCGGCATCCAGGCATTCCTGCACAGCATGGCGCTGCGCCTGGACCCGGACCGGGTGGTGGTCTACGCCTCGACCTGGAAGCGCACCGAGGAAGGTCTCGCGGCCACCGCCGCCTTCGACGCCGAGCAGCCGTTCCAGGTGATCAGGGACCGTACGACGATGCTGCTGCCCACCCCGAGGGTGACCCGGCGGGCCACCGCGCTGCTGCGGGAGCACGGCTGCTCGTCGGTCTGGTTCGGCGCCGCGGCGCCGCTCGGCCTGATGGCGCCCGCGCTCCGGCAGGCCGGCGCCCGCCGCATCGTGGCGAGCACGCACGGGCACGAGGCGGGCTGGGCGCAGCTGCCGGGCGCCCGCCGCCTGCTGCGCCGGATCGGCGAGGGCACCGACACCCTCACCTACCTCGGCGAGTACACCCGCTCCCGGATCGCCGCCGCGCTCACCCCGGCCGCCGCCGCCCGGATGGTCCAACTCCCGCCCGGCGTCGACGAGAAGACCTTCCACCCGGGCTCCGGCGGGGACGCCGTACGGGCCCGGCTCGGGCTCGCCGGCCGCCCGGTCGTGGTGTGCGTCTCGCGGCTCGTGCCGCGCAAGGGCCAGGACACCCTCATCGAGGCGATGCCGGCCGTCCGCGCGGCGGTGCCCGACGCGGCCTTGCTGATCGTCGGCGGCGGCCCGTACGAGAAGGAACTGCGCGCGCTGGCCCGGGAGAAGGGCGTGGCGGACGCCGTGCACTTCACCGGCGCGGTCCCGTGGGAGGAGCTGCCGGCCCACTTCGGCGCCGGCGACGTCTTCGCGATGCCGTGTCGCACCCGCCGCGGCGGCCTCGACGTCGAGGGCCTCGGCATCGTCTACCTGGAGGCGTCGGCCACCGGACTGCCCGTCGTGGCCGGTGACTCCGGGGGCGCGCCGGACGCCGTCCTCGACGGGGAGACCGGCTGGGTCGTCCCCGGCAACGCGCCGACCCCCACCGCCGAACGCCTGGTCACCCTCCTGAAGGACCCCGCGCTGCGCCGCAGGATGGGCGACCGCGGCCGCGCGTGGGTGGAGGAGAAGTGGCGCTGGGACCTGCTGGCGGAGCACCTGAAGGAACTGCTGTAG